A region from the Actinoplanes sp. OR16 genome encodes:
- a CDS encoding TetR/AcrR family transcriptional regulator, protein MPRAGLDQATVIAAAADLADEVGLPNVTMALLATRLGVRAPSLYKHVSSQAEIHRRIAVLALTELGDDLRDALQGRSGRDALTAAAQAIRSYVVEHPGRYAATMRLNAQSPDDPVAVAGARVLDSLRAVLAGYPVDRADTVHAMRMMRSVFHGFAVIEAGGGFEMDTDVDESFTWLITFIDHGLSNKPGISDRDGISDKSEIPSRETGTSGSGRVPA, encoded by the coding sequence ATGCCTAGGGCCGGACTCGACCAGGCCACCGTCATCGCCGCCGCCGCGGACCTGGCCGACGAGGTGGGGCTGCCGAACGTCACGATGGCCCTGCTCGCCACCCGGCTCGGGGTGCGGGCGCCGTCACTCTACAAGCACGTGAGCAGCCAGGCCGAGATCCACCGCCGGATCGCCGTCCTGGCGCTCACCGAGCTGGGCGACGACCTGCGCGACGCCCTCCAGGGCCGCTCGGGCCGGGACGCGCTGACGGCCGCCGCACAGGCGATCCGCTCCTACGTGGTCGAGCACCCCGGGCGGTACGCCGCGACGATGCGCCTCAACGCTCAATCGCCGGACGACCCGGTCGCGGTGGCGGGGGCGCGGGTCCTGGACTCGCTGCGGGCGGTGCTCGCCGGCTATCCGGTGGACCGGGCCGACACGGTCCACGCCATGCGCATGATGCGGAGCGTCTTCCACGGGTTCGCGGTGATCGAGGCGGGCGGCGGCTTCGAGATGGACACCGATGTGGACGAGAGCTTCACGTGGCTGATCACGTTCATCGACCATGGACTATCCAACAAGCCAGGAATATCCGATAGAGACGGGATTTCCGACAAATCGGAGATACCCAGCCGGGAGACCGGGACCTCAGGCAGCGGTCGAGTGCCGGCCTGA